The genome window TAAGGTCATTGATGAATGTGCCCTTTACACTGGCAAAATCTGAGTTGGAAGCTGAGTTTATAAAGGAGGCTGCTGCAGAGAAGATGGTGCAGCTCAAAGGGCATAGGTCAGTAGGAGGGATGAGAGCTTCAATCTACAATGCTATGCCCTTGGCTGGAGTGGAAAAGCTGGTTGCTTTCATGCAGGATTTCCAGGCAAGGCATGGTTGAGGTCTTGTTTAATACTGCCATGAACTATTTGGTTTAAGCTTTAAAGTTACTTTTTCTTTACATTGCCTATCATAAATCTGCTTTATGCTTTACCTCTATGATTCTACTTGTCTATATGGGTAGAGTTTGACAGCTTTGGGAAGATGGTTGATGACTTGATGCTAAGCAATGCAATTTGCTTAGCTTATCTGTTCTTGTTTTCTATGTAAGAGTTTTGAAATGTGAGCAGCCTTATAAAAGAAAAGGCATTCCCCTTTTTTGTTCATTTGGTTTTCATTCTTGCCCTTGggttcttgaattgtttatTGGAAAGTTACAAATAAATGGCACAATGGCTTAGAGTACTCAAAATATGATTCATTGGTTTGCCCcgggtagctcaagtggtagATCAGTCAACATTTAGTCGGTAACCTCTGTTAAGAAGTAAATTGTCTACAAGAAGGTTACTGAACTGCAAGAATCTGTGACAGGGTTCCCACTGTCGTGTTTCTTTCAAGTTTCATGGACTGTAAATTTTATTAGCACTTTGTcccacaaaagacaaaattctCTCGACAAGATAATGAAGgggtaaatcacggtgactcagCGGCCCATTAGGTTAAAGGACCAATGTCTCGTGCCCAGAAGGACTCCACCACATTAGCTGCAACTTCCAGAGCTTATTCTTGTGTCTTTGCTCACAATCTATTATTTACAAATCAATTAAGCTTCCCATGTGGGTTTTATTAGCTATCTTACTTCAAGTTGTTGGTGATGTTGACCAAATCAACTAGGTTAAgtataaaattgttgaaatcttgTGTGATATTTTCTTGATAATGATCAAGAACAAGCAGCATGCAACCTATATGGGTTTAGCTGAGCGAATGTGTTTATCATTGACCAACCATCTCTATTAGATGCAGACAGTgacaattccttttttttttcagcaaataatgaaataaatttgtgcccatttaaatattttctagaTCTCACACTGTAGCTAGCCAAGACAAGAACTGAATTATGACTTGACATTTAGAGCACCACCATCAATGGTGCTTGGAGAGAATAATGTCAGATATATGTCAACTTGACAAGAGAGAAGGGAAGAAAGAGAATGGAAAGGGAGCTTCTGCAAGTTAGGGGTGAATGACATAGTAAACGGCTCCAAAAACTGACACAAGCTTCTCCTGCTGGTCGCGTTATGCGCACAGCAGGTGCGCCTGACAGAcagactttttaattttttttttttgttttaaattagttttgtttttttttcccttccttcccattttctctttcttactcacacttacaaaaactcttcaaaaatcgcaaataaactccattgataaggatgctcttagtttTTGAATAGTGATTCAGATCTCTTTTAATTCAAGTTGCATGTGTAGAATTTGATAGCATTGGAGAATGGGGATatacaaaaacttgtgtaaaatTGTTTCGCAGATGAAATCCATCTCACAGATTTAAAAatgagtttggaaaaaaaaaagaatttaatttttaaaagaattatctTTTGACTTAAAAgtaataagttttattttaaaatcgctttaaaatattaatttttggcTTGAAAGTGATAGGTTTTACTTTAAATATGTTATGTGTCGCTTCTTCATAAGTATTTAGTTTTCAATTAGAAACTTAATAGCtattactaaaaataatttcaatttttatgttGGAAATTGATAAGTTTTACTTGTTGATTATTAATAAGTATAATTGTGTTTTTAGCCCGAGTTTCTTATGCTTAAGCTTAATGATAGTCTACAAGCTACTATTAGAATGGTGTTTTGGCTCTCTTTGAATACCTCCTACTTCATTCTTCAAGTGTATATACTAAGAGCAACCTCAATAGTAGCAAACTTTTGGTGGTTTTTGTCAGGCCATATGTGCAAGGAGATAGAAAagggagagaaaaagaaaaagaaaaaagaagaaaatgttgaTATTAACTAATGTTGAAGAATGCTTCATTTGGCTTTTGATTAGGACCATCAAAGATCCTTGATTTACATGATTCAATGAAAAATTCAATGAAAAATCATGCTCTGCATTTGTCAAAAACCAAAGCATGAAGTTTTTCTTTCTCacaaaaattaaccaaaaaaaaaaaaaaaaaccctccaAATGGGAATGCTCTAATGTTTGCTTTGGGTTTGAGCCAAGGCCGAGGTGAGAGAGGTTGTGCAAGGGGCCTTAATTTTCCCGAGTTCCCAAAGGACAGAGGGTAAATTGGTCCTAAGTTTATAACTACATATCTTAACGAGTActatttagtttttaatttaaaaagtaataattattactttagtATTACcttttaattgaaaaatgatttaaaaagaATAGCTTTATTTATAAGATATAACTCAAACCTGGTTATGAAATTATGCTCACACAAGACAGttgtttaattatttggttTTTGACTACATCCCTCTACTTGAATAGCCGAACTCGAGGTGTTAGCTGTCTAGGTCAAGtggctgatgatgatgatgagttaggttttattataaaaacatattgAATCATTGTATTATTTGTTGTTGAAGAATTGGTAAACCGACAAGGGGATTTAATAGTGGCAATATGCCATTATTTATATCAGTCAATATTCAGTATTGGATGAAGTAAGTGATGCTTCCTGAAAAAGTGTCCAATCAAATTTAATCTGTTCTAGCTAGGTCTCATACCATGGCTTCCCAATCAAAGAAATGAATTACTTGTTTTAATTTCCAAGATTTTAATTACTCAAAAATACTTCATGGACTCTCAAAAAcatactcccaacttttactcccaattttgttcaaatttgattggagcaaagaaaaaaaaatggataaacATCATTGTCCACTATTAAATTGAGCAATCAAAACATGCCAAATCATAGGGAgtacaaaatgaaaatgaaagtaGGAATTGGGAGTCCATGTAGAATTAATTACTTTAAAATTTGTGATTCAGGTCTTCCAATTCAACTTTGCTTCTTCAATACCAGACATATTCTTTGAATTAGGAAGTAATTGAAAATTGCCTTCCAAGTTTTAATGAAGATTTCATGAAATGCTTGAAAATTGTATTCCCCTAGAACATAAACTCTCATTACCTCCATGTAAGGGTAtttattttaagagttaattccatttttggtcttagatttataggtcgTAGTTtacttttagtcctagtattattgtgatatgactattttgatcttttatcaacaaaacagtttaaatttcgttaAATAAAAGGGTATTCCGGCCTTCaattatgatttaaaaaaaaaacaaatataaagaatatagtgggtcaacctactttttatttcaaaaaaaaaaagatcaaaattttttacatttcaatgattttgttgacgaGAGACTAAAAataatcatgccacaataatattatgactaAATGagaatgttctgataaaaaaaggACTAGAAGtgaaatctatgaccaaaaagaaattaactcatatttttataTCACCATTATCTCCATGCAAGAGGccaaataaatttttaacttttttcataTCTTGTTGaatcatatcatattttttttatatcttaCAAAATTTATCTGAGACTCAAATTGACCACAAGGTGATAAAAAAACACGCCTAATTGTTACGATTTTTTATTCTCACATTTCCATAATTCCATGTGTTTTATTACACCTAATTACcgtatttttccaacaatcagGCCATACTAAGTGTTTGctattattcaaattaaaatcataaaataaatcTATCTATTCATTAGTAAAAATTCAAATAGTAAtcgcaaaaaagaaaaaaataaataaaatcagatagTAATCCAAATTTTGATACAAGTGTGAATAATATTGCCCGAATTTGAACAAGgacaaaattgaagaaaaagtaAACCAGAGGTTCCTATGCCGGATTATATACTCCGAATGACAAATACTCTGTAAAATTGCCCTGCTTCTACTGTTCTGTACCTCGTGCAACTCGCTTTCTTTTGTATTTGGTTCTCTACACTTTAGCAAAACTAATTTTCATGAATCGAAGCCCAATTTGTTATACAAAGAACTTCAGCTACATCATTTATATGTAAATGGGCAAATTTACCCACAACAGGATTTGACATTCTGGACAAAATGACAGCATCTCTTCGTGAGTCATTTTAGCTCTCATGAAAACGAGAATCTTGAGAATAGCGATAATCCTGTTCCAGAAGAAGCATCGCTTGCTGGGCTGGGTGGGGCATTGGGTGTAGGGCGATAGGCTTGTTGACATTTGGCTGTCTGCAAAAGCACATATGAGTTTTAAGGCTTCGCAGGATATTGGCATCATTATAAGATGGTAAATTCAAGTAGATCTAGAATGATGCTCTAAATGATACAGCTGGAAACGAAACAAATATTCCATATTTTAAAGTATCAAGGTTAGTTGCATGACAGGCATGTTATATTTGATTGTTAGATAGGTTAATCAAATCACATTAATTTTGGTGGTTTTCCAGCTAAGAGAACCTGTTTAAGATTCACAAATTATCATAGAAATGTATATAGATTGGGTAAACAAGGATTTTACCTCCTCAGGGCTGAACTGCAAGAGCATTGCAATCACAGGTAGCAGAGCCTCCACTTCACCtatttaatattcaaaataatcatCAAACTCCTGACAGGACTTCCAAAGAAAGCATTTAAGGAGTATGCAGGAGTGGCTCTTTTATTCGGTAAAGAAATTCAATTGTATCACCTAATGATTTAAAGCTACCTGTCTCTAGAAGTTTTAAGGTGACATTTTTAAGATAAGTCAAATCCACGCCCTCTCTCTTTTGAGTTCTATCCATGTCCCGAAGCTCTTCTTTTAACTTGGATACCTGCATTCATGATGATTAAAACAAATGGACATTGGACAGACACCCTACACAGGAAAATCAAAGACAACTAGGCTATTTCATAACATATACCTGCTGGCTGTGGAGACGATTTTCCCGCTCAAGCTCCTCAATTTCTTCCTGAATTGTAATAAATCAGAAATTGTGGTATAAGTCATAGTGAAAGTGTTATAAAGACCAATTGACCAAACAGAAAGAATAACTTACCTGAAGTGCAAGAATGTGACGCTGTGACTGAGAAAGTTCTTCCTCTCTCTGAGCTTGTTGTCTTGCCAAAATCTGAGATTCAGAGCAGCTAGAATGAGCAAAGGAAGTAGCTGAGCAGCTTTAAGTTTCTATATGAATGCAAAAGACCAATCTACTTTACATACAAAAACAGTATATTAGTGTTGCAAATAACTAAGACAAATAATTTGATCTTAGAATTCGGGTGCAATAACAAGGCATTGTTAGAAATTCTATCATATTTCAGATTGAGCAAGGATCTCAAGCAAAAAGGACACTAAATGATGGGAATAGATATCATATCAAATGTTAGTAAGCTAATTCTAGTTCAAACATGAAGTAAATGATGCAAATTCTAGCttatgtacatttttaaatcaACAGTACCGGGTTTATACCAATCACCAGCATGATAAGCATTTCCCAATACCTATATCTAGGTGCTTTCCCTTCATAGAAagcatttcatttttcttcttaactATGTGCATAAATACATCAAATAACCAGATGCTCACTGACTCATGACCTGGATATTTCCAGAATTCCAGCAGAATTTTTAAATGCCCAGAAACcattgataaataaaaataagttttcCTGGCAAATATGTATATCAAATGAACTGGCATATTATCACACAAAAATCTCTAACAATTACAAAATGTGATGCCTACTAGAATTTGCTGTTCTGCAGCCGAGGTATTTGTATTAGCAGCTTCTCGCTTCTCATAGGCTGCATTCAATTTCCAAAAAAGAATTAGAAACTTTGTGCTCATTGAATTTACTCTTTTTACATATACTAGCAGATGCTGAAAAGTAGAAGAAATTCTCATACCAGTATCATAACTGCTATCCTGATCAGCCTGAGATTATCAAAAACACCATCAGAGAACGAAAACATGaatcaaaaaaatttatctgaAGGGAAGGGAAAAGAACATTTTGCTTGAGACACAATTCATAGAGGTGGGCTCAATAACAAGCAAAGAGACATACCACTGATACCACAGGCTTTGAGTTAAGTGATTGCCGGAGATGCTTATTATCATCCAGAAGTCTAGAGATCTCAGCATCCTTCTCCTCAATCATTTTATCAGCAAGATCACGAAATGTATCATGCTCCTCCTGCAAGAAGTTAATGAAATTGGTCACCCACTTGCTCTCTGAGTCCCATGTAGTGTCAAAAATGCAAAATACCTTCAATTTCTTATGGCGTGTTTTCAGGTCCTCATATTCTTTATGCATTTCTTCACTAAAAGACACCTCATTCTGTACCTTTAGTGTATCACATCTCACTGAAAATAATTGTTTCCAAAATCAGGTCTCAAAGCTACAGAAAAAAAGATGGTGGAAATTATAATATCATACACACATCGCCATGTTTCTTCCACATTTTGAAGGTTCATCTCCCAGGATTGCTTTTCCCTTTGATGGGCTGAAAGAGCTGAATTGAGTTTCATTTCCGTGCTCCTAATTTGTTGATCTGCTTCACTAAGAGCAGTATCCCTGAAAAGAACTCAATATTTAAGAATTCCagtgaaaattttaattctcaACACCTTCAACAAATAAATAAGTCTCACTCTTCACAGttcagaaaaaatatatatagtggcAACCATCACACCGGAAAAGTGTCCAGTTATGCTACGTGAAGACACCAAGTTCCTTATCACTCATCGAAATGTATAGAAGATATTTAAAATACTTGTAAGAGTACATTAACAACATATTAAGATGCTTCTTTCCCAGGTCAGGAATACACTCAACAATAAATACTCAATTCAGGATCACCTTTCAGAAAGTTCCCTCTCATGATAAGCCAAAGAATCCTTCAGATCTTGAAGGGCTTTGTCCCTTTCGGCAGATACCAAGAGCACTTCTTTCTCAGCTTCCTATAGGGCAAAAAAAAGAAGGCAACTACCATTTACATCCATGCCTAAACTTCATTCATAATTATAGTGATGAACCAATACATGAATTCAGAAGCAAATACCTTCAACGACTCCTCCAGCGCTTTAACCTGTTCATTATCTCTAGCAGCAGCCAGTTCAGCATCTTTTCTCTGAAGAAGAGCATGAGCCCGTACCTTGTAAGAACTGAATTCACTTTCAAGGCGATTAATCTGCAagtaataaggataaagatgattAAATAAAACGTGGCAACAAGTGGAAAAGAAAATCCGTAAAATAAATACTCagaaaagaagaaggaaagtTTTAATTGTTTACTGAGTTGTCCACTCATCTCAAACTTCTGGTGCAACTTTCCAACTACAAGTATCTGTCAGATATGTTATGTTGAAATTGAGAGATTGAAGGCCCGGCAGGTGGCAAATAGCCTCCATTTAGGTGTAAGTAAAATATGTGAGAAAACCAAAGGAAGAAAGAATAATAATTGtattgataataatataattcctaCATTCTGAGAAAGATACACATGCTTATGTAGGAATAATGGAATATAATGGGCTAGGTTACAACTAGGGCTACACTAGGGTTTTCTAGTTTCTATTTCTATATTTCAACTTAATACTTGGTTATCTATCTGATAATAAACTCTATGTTTGGTGGTCTTCACAGTGCAGTTTATAACTCTAATGTTCTGATGTCATTTTCTAAAGCTAAACAGATTATTATTTCTACTTCTGTGAAAAAGAGTGTGGCTATTGATAGCCACCAAAGGAGAATTTCTCTTTTTAATAGAATTTACAACATCAGGCCCAAGATAAAGAATTGTAATTACCTCCTCTTGAGCTGTTACCAATTCAGCTTCTTTTGAATTCAGCAGCTGAATATGAGCAGATAATTCTGATTCTAGTTGACCTGAGAAATGAAAGGCAGCATAACCAACATATTTTTtgctcaaaaaaataaataaataaaaagagatgATTTAAAAAGATTTGGAAATACTTCTCATTTTGACTGCTTCTATTTCAGAACGTATGCAGTTACTCTCAGCCATCTCCAGCTTTGTTCGGAGTGATTGTGCGACAACTTCCCAactctctttttctttctcctgATTGCATCAGATATCTTAAAGAAATAAAGCCTAACTTCTTATGGCAAGATGTCAAAGCATTCACAACTAATtcagaaagaagaaaattgttttggGCCTTTTGGCAGCTTTTCATTCCTTTTTAAagcatttattaaattaattttacaaagttAAACTCGAGCAGGAAATTATTTGGTAAATGTGTTTTAAAAATGTCCTTTCAAAGGAAAAATGAACAGAAACTTGACTTCTGAAAATTCCTCTAATGAAATGGTTGGTCAATTAATGTATCCAAAAATCCACTGTAAATGCAAGGAATTTGCAGAATTACTCTGAAGAAGATTATCTAACACGATAGTTTTTGACAAAAGCTCCTTTTGAGCTCAAAATTACTTTCAGTACATAAACTTTCATTTCAGATGGTCTATATTTGCTACTACATCAAATCACACTTCAAACAAGCATGCACCACAAGATCAAGTGTGTCAGGAAATGTTATCCATAGTTTATTGAATCAACACTCATGCAAGCAAGGTTGTCAGTCAAATGAATTGGGAAGAAGTTTTCAAGTCATACATGTTCACTTTTCAGATGAAGAAGCTCTCCTTTTATGGTTTCCATGGCAGCTCTAAGACGTGCCGCTTCACCACTTGAAGCCGCATCCATCTCTGCAATCTTAGATTCCTTCTCAGCTATTGCAGCCTAAAAAGGACATGCAAAATCTTATATTAACACCAGATAAAATTTCACTAAAACGAGAAAGTTAAAGACAAAATCCTGCAAAATTGCATCTGTGTCCACACCTATCTAGAAgaacaaaatataaatgaaagaaCTGTTATTATCATAGCATTCAATTCATGCAATTCAAAATAAGTAACACAAGGGTAAACAGAGCAGAAGGAGTTTTTTTCCCTTTGTTGGGATAAACTAAATGGACTACACTTATTACCCGCAGACTAGAGATTGTTTCAGTTGCTTTGCTCCTCTCAGCTAATGCATCACCTATTTGGGCTTCCAAGCTCTCAATTTCCTGTTGCAGAAGCAGGGAGAAATATTCACAGGTGCAAATTTGTACGGGAAATGAAGCATAAGATAGTTAATGTTGGAATACATATTTGTTGGAAATACTTATCTTGAGCAGCCTCCTCTGCAGCCTTATTTACTGTAGCAATTAAGGCCTTGAGGAGAGGAGTAGTTTTTCTTGGGCAGACTAGTCCTTTATTATGTCCCTTCCCAATGCTCTTTTGTATGCCTATATATTGATATGTAAT of Ipomoea triloba cultivar NCNSP0323 chromosome 3, ASM357664v1 contains these proteins:
- the LOC116013326 gene encoding protein GRIP, with the protein product MTRMSTEEGDNISAAENHIHIDDDMAVGNQHSVIDNENGSGLAKENVLHSSDQFSSDSHDDHLQMVMELNFQNEYLKSHVLGLKHVNNVNSVKEHEDGSHGNVREFHEKVESLEKQLLEERQTRFAAEEAVKHLQTVYLEADTKAQELSNKLAEAQQKMDEEIKDRDEKYSELDSKFTRLHKRAKQRIQEVQKEKEDIEAQFRDVNEKAEQASSQLSALQQELERTRQQAQEALKAMDMERQQLRSANNKLRDNIEELRRSFAPKESALEDLQQSIVEKEQMLEDMRGLLKAADEKRQSSLTELSLKHQKEIESLEAQIGDALAERSKATETISSLRAAIAEKESKIAEMDAASSGEAARLRAAMETIKGELLHLKSEHEKEKESWEVVAQSLRTKLEMAESNCIRSEIEAVKMRSQLESELSAHIQLLNSKEAELVTAQEEINRLESEFSSYKVRAHALLQRKDAELAAARDNEQVKALEESLKEAEKEVLLVSAERDKALQDLKDSLAYHERELSERDTALSEADQQIRSTEMKLNSALSAHQREKQSWEMNLQNVEETWRLRCDTLKVQNEVSFSEEMHKEYEDLKTRHKKLKEEHDTFRDLADKMIEEKDAEISRLLDDNKHLRQSLNSKPVVSVADQDSSYDTAYEKREAANTNTSAAEQQILILARQQAQREEELSQSQRHILALQEEIEELERENRLHSQQVSKLKEELRDMDRTQKREGVDLTYLKNVTLKLLETGEVEALLPVIAMLLQFSPEETAKCQQAYRPTPNAPPSPASDASSGTGLSLFSRFSFS